The DNA window TCTAGGACATATTTGAtagtactatatatatatatatatttaactCATGGTTGCAGTCTCCTTAATATCTTGTATGTGAAAGGTGCACCTGAAAGTGATTATATCTGAAGTGCTTTTATTTACATAgtttaatagtttttttttttttggtcaaaaactTTAGTTTATTACTCAATAATGGAAATGTGTCATGATTCCAGTGTTGTTAGTGTAAGTAGGATTACACTATCCACTATAGcaaccttctttttttttttgactgaCACAGGAATATCCTGACTTATACCAGACTAATCCCCTGTGATAGCGCAGAACCTGCTCCAAGGATGCATTGTCAACCTAGTGACCTCAAGGTAAAGACCCAAGAGAGGCGCCATCCGAGCTACCTACTAGGAGCCCACTATAGCAATCAGGTGCAGTACAATTTGCATTCAAGCAGTCTTGGACATGGTTTAGCATAGTGTGTGATTTACCATGTGTTAATTCTGACATCAAATGAGCATATGAAATATGTAACAGCTTTTGAACCCCAATGGCTAGCTTAGATGGGAACAGTGTTTTTCACTGGGAGGAATCAGGTACAATAATATTACAACATAGAAAGAGGCAGAGGAAATACATGTATTCCAAGAAAGAGGAAGTGACAAGGACAATGAAAGTGTAAGGGAGAGAGTATAAAGAATGTAAGTTAGAGAAGACAGTTTGGCAACAGCAACAAATTTCAGGGCCAGGCTGCAGGCAAAGTGAAGCACTTGGTTCAAGACCCCAGAAGCTTGGTTTGTAATCTTTAATTGAATATAACAGACATCTATATCATCTATGCATTTGAAATCTGTCTTTCACAAAAATTAGATCTACTAATTAGGATATGTCATTCTTTCCATAATTCTGTTTTATCAGTCTTACAGGAGATTTGTTCTTCATTCTCTTTGGATATTATGGATGCTGCAACATACAATTACTTTGCTTTTTGAATAATTCAGCTAGATGTATAGAATCCATCACAACTACATTTAAGCATATTCATGAACAGATCTCCCCACCGAATACCTGCAAAGTGTGATCTTGAACATTTCCTTCACATTTGATCACTCCATCTAACTCAATTCATCACTTATGGCACATTTTGTACACAAAATCTGGGCAACCATTTGGCTAAATGTGTGCCTTAGTCAACTAAAACTATAAATCTACAAAAGAAAGTTCATAAGGAAGTTGGCTGATTACTGGACTGCCCGCTCAAAAGTAATCCACCTTAATTCACAAAGAAGATAATCGTCTTTGCAATCCTATGTAATAAAAAATGTTGCAGCCTCTGAACTTTCTGCAATGACCTTAAAGTAGCCCTCATGCACAAGTTCTTTCCTTTATTGAAATTTTCTTACAAAACTTTCCTTAGCAGGCATTTTCTGCTGTTTAATTTCCAAAATGAGTTTGCTTCTAATCGCTTTCCAAGCTAGTAAATTCTTGAGCACGAAAGGGGAACTGAAGATTTCTGAGGCAGGTTTAAGCAAAAAGCAGCGTCACTCAGGGGCAACCAGTTCAATCCTTTGGGTAATCACAACCAGACCAAAAATTAATCACCTAGAGCAGTATAATTACAAATAATGTTTACATACAAAACCAGCAACCGAGAGCATAAAAAGCTCTCAGGCGTTTGAGGTCATGATCCGAGGAACGGGAGACGGGGTCTACCTGTCAAGATCGTGGTAGTGTGTACATAGTTAGAGGGTGGTTGGTTAGGCTTCCGTGTCTTTCAGCTTGTTTTAGGCTTCTTTTTTCTGCTCTCTGTTTTTCAACTCTGTTTTGCAGGTTTGAACAACGGGTTTTCTAAGGAAGGAAATAGTGCACAGTGGTGTCAAGCAACTGGGTTGTAGAGGATGGAAGAGGAGCTAACTCGTGCATTCAGCAAGTTTGAGCTCTCTTCAACGGAACTGGGCGGGGTGGATCTTTGCTCGGAGGATGTCAGCGAGGGAGTCAAAGATTGCAGAAGGAGCCTGGTAGGCAGGTTGATAGGAACAAAAGTGGCAAATTACACAGGGGtcaaaaatttcaccaatcaTGCGTGGGGTTATCCCAGAAATTTGGTGGTAACTGAACTTGGCCCTAACATTTTTCAATTCCAGTTTGATGTTGATGAGGAACGGGAAAAAGTTTTGATGGGAGGCCCGTGGGTTTTGGATAATCAGgtcttggtgattaaaaattGGGAAATGGGTTGTGAAAGAAAGCCCCAGTTCTTTAGATATACATACTTATGGGTACAGGTATGGAATCTTCCTGTCCACTGGCTGTGTAGGACAGTGGGGATAAAGGTAGGAAAACTTTTCAATTCAGTGAGGGAGGTTATAGTTCCGCCAGTGGGAGGAAAAGAGGGTAGACATATGAAGATTCTGGTAGAGGTGGATGTGCAACAACCCCTTCTCAGAGGCACCTTGGTGAAGCTTGAGGGAGTGAATACATGGGTGGAATTTAAATACGAGCGATGTCCGGATTTCTGTTATAACTGTGGGATAGTTGGTCACGGTGACAAATCTTGCACTGAAGGAGGGAAGGAAGGACAGTCAGGTAGGGAAAGTCAATATGGAGCGTGGATGAGGGCAGGGAATATCATGACCTCCCCTTTGAGAGCGTTCAGAGGGGTCGAGACTGAGGTGAAACAAAGAGGCATGGTAGTAGCTACGAGTAACAAAGACCCAGGGATCCATGTAGATTCTTTGAGGGAGATGGGGGTTAGGGGTATAACTGGGACGAGTAGTAACAAGTTTGAGAAGGAGAGTAATAttagagaacagaaaaaggaagCTATGGAGAAGAAGTGGAAGGATTTTTTGAGTGATAACAAGGAGTTGGACAAGAGTGTGGAGCAAGaagaggggaaaggggaaaatcaggaaaaaaaaacagagctGGTGGAGAAGGAAAAGATAGAAATCAGTAAGGTGGTTGTGGATTTGGGGAATAGGAAGTGTAGTACGCCTGGTCTTGCTCCAGTGGAAATGATGATGGAGTTGGTGCCAGGGCAGGAGGTTTTGGACAGTTTGGAAAATGGGGGCATAAATTGTCGAACAAATGAGAGTGGAAGCAAAGGTAGCAGACTACCAGTCAACCAGAGCATTCAAAGGAAGGGTAAATGGCGAAGAAGCTCACGGAATAAAAGAGCTCCATTACGGGACATCACTGGCAGAGAGCAAATTCGCTCGTCTGgagagaaaaggaaagggaTGCTGGATAATCAAGGTCTGGATATCATGGAGGAAGATGTGGAAGAAGGCTCGAGTTTGAAGCTGGCAAAAAGGGATGATAGCACTGGTCAACAGGGAGGGGAAATGGAGGCTAGCCCCGCAATGCCTCCACCAGTGAAATGAAGATGGCGGTGTGGAATTGTCGAGGTGCAGGAggccccttgacaattccccaaCTGAAGGAGGTAATTCACCTCCACTCTCCTAGTATTTTATTCCTGTGTGAAACAAAAAACCAGGAGGTTTTTATGAAACAAGTgcaaaaaaaagtaaattttgaACATAGCTTTATAGTGAATCCTAAGGGCAGAGCTGGGGGATTAGCTCTTTTCTGGAAAGAGGGAGTGGTGTTACTGGATGTGCAGGGTTCGGATTGGTATATTGCTGCGAAAGTAGTGGATAATGAAACAAATGACAGCTGGTGGTTTGTAGGGGTGTATGCTAGTACGGAAGGTAGAGTTAGGAAACATCAGTGGGAATTCATTGAGGAGAAAAAACGAGAATGGGGTGAGAAATGGGCTGTGATGGGAGATTTCAATGACATTTGTTCGAATGGAGAGAAATGGGGTGGGAATGAAAGATCTGAGGGTAGTTTTAGGGACTTTAAAGGTTTCATCTCTGAGAACGAGCTAGTAGATATTGGTTTTGTGGGGGTTCCATGGACTTGGTGCAATACAtgggaaggggaaggggaggtTAAGGAGAGGTTGGATAGATGTTTAGGGAGTGTGGGTTGGGTGCAAGTCTATGAAAAGGTAACCTGTGAGCATATTGGAATGGAGGCTTCAGATCACTGCCTACTAATAGTGGACACAAAACCGCAACAAAGGAATGGGAGGAGACGTTTCTTTTTCGACCAAAGGTGGGCAAAGGACAAAGCAACTGTGCCTGTGATTCGCACAGCGTGGGAAAAAGAACAAGATGGATCCAGGATGTATAAAGTTACAAGAAAAATTAGGGAGTGTAGAGTAGCTTTGATCGAGTGGAACAGAACAACAAAAGGTAATGCAAAGCTGAAAATCCAGGAAATTAaggagcaattgaaggttgcaaGAGAAGCGGGTGAGCTGTGTAACAAAGGAGTCATTGCAACTTTAATATTTCAGCTAAGTAAAGCTTACAAGGAAGAGGAGCTATATTGGAGTCAGAAGTCCAGAAACAGATGGCTCAAGGAGGGAGACAAAAATACGGCTTTTTTCCATCAAAGTGTTTTAGCTAAAAGGAAACGTAACAGAATCAGTGTGCTCCAAAAGTCTGATGGGAATTGGTGTAGGAGCGACAAGGAAATTGAGGAGGAAATGTGTAACCACTACAATGAACTTTTCATGTCCACCAATCCCACAGAATTTGAGGAGGTTTTACAAGGCATACCGTGCACTATTTCCAATCTCATGAATGCTCAGTTGATCAAACCTGTGGACGAGGGGGAGATTAAAAAGGCCATTTTCTCTATGTTCCCCAACAAAGCTCCAGGTGTTGATGGTATGTCCCCGTGTTTTTTTCAATCTTACTGGAACATTATAAATGCTGACATTGTCCATGccatttcttctttctttcataCGGGTAATCTGCTTAAGGCCATTAATGAGACCATCATTTCCTTAATTCCAAAGGTTGATAATCTTGTGATGCTTGCTAACTTCAGGCCTATTAGTCTTTGTAATGTCTTGTATAAAATCATTTCCAAGATTTTGGCCAATAGACTGAAAAGGGTCCTTAAGCATTGTATCAGTCCCTCACAATCTGCTTTCATTCCTGGCCGGCAAATCTTAGACAATGTTATTATTGCGCATGAACTTTTGCATTTCCTTAAAAGTAAGAGAGCTGGTAAGGTAGGTTTCATGACCCTTAAACTTGATATGTCTAAAGCCTATGATAGAGTGGAGTGGAAGTTTCTTGGTAGAATCATGATGCAAATGGGTTTCTGTCCCACTTTTGTTCGTTGGATCATGACCTGCATTTCCACGGTTGCTTACTCTTTTAATTTAAATGGGCAGAAAGTGGGTAGTGTGAAACCTTCTAGAGGGATTAGACAAGGAGATCCCTTATCTCCTTACTTATTTATCATCTGTACGGAAGGGCTTTCAAACCTGATCAAGAAAGCTGTGGATAACAAGCATCTAACTGGAATCAAAATTTGCAGGGATAGCCCTATGGtttctcatttattttttgcagaTGACTCCCTATTGTGCTGCAAAGCAAGTAAAAAAGAAGCCCAAAAGCTTAAGGAGGTTCTCAGGATATATGGACAAGCATCCGGGCAGGTTgttaattttgataaatctGCTATGTTTTTCAGTAGAAATTCTCCCAAGAGGATTAGAGGGGAAGTCAGTAAAGTGCTGGATAATATGAAGGAGGCGAATAGTGGTAAATATCTAGGCCTTCCGATGACAATTGGGAGAGATAAAAACCAGGTTTTTGGCTTCCTGATGAACAACATTATCAGTAAGCTCCAGAGTTGGAAACAAAAATTGCTCAGTCAAGGGGGTAAGGAAGTTTTGATCAAAGCAGTTATCATGGCCATGCCAACGTACATTATGTCCTGCTTTAAATTACCCAAGGGTCTGTGTAAGGCTGTTAGTGCAAAGATTGCGAGGTTCTGGTGGGGTGGTGGGGAACAGGAAAATAAGGTGCATTGGGTTAGATGGAGTAAGCTGTCTGAGGTGAAAGGGAAAGGGGGTATGGGTTTTAGAGACCTGGAAGCTTCTAATTTGGCTATGCTTGCAAAACAAATTTGGAGAATTGTGATTAATCCAAATTTGTTAGTAAGCAAAGTCTTGAAGGCCAGGTACATGAAGGAGGAGGATTGGTTAGGACAGCAACCCCCTAATAATGCTTCATGGTGCTGGAAAAGTATGCATAAGGGGGGGAATTGCTTCAAAAGAGGTTATGGAAAAGGGTGGGGGATGGGAGGTCAGTGAGGATTTGGCAGGATAAGTGGATACCTGGGTTGGTGGATGGAAGAGTTCCCACGGCTAGACCAGTAGGTTGTCATCTAGAGTTTGTTAATGAGCTTATAGAGGGAGGGAAGTGGAACATTGGTCTTCTGCAGCTTTGGTTTAATGAAGATATAGTAAACCAGATTTCTAATATTCCTCTTAGATTGTATAATAGAAAGGATAGATTATTCTGGAAACACAGCAAGTCTGGAATCTACACGGTGAAGACCGGATATGTGATTGCCAAGGAGGAAAAGGAGGTAACAAATCAAAGGCCAGCACCTAATCCAGAAACCAGTTGGGAAATAAGAAAGCATACAGTTTGGAAAACCTTGTGGAGCCTAAACATTAAGCTGAAATTGAAACATTTCCTATGGAGATGTCTACAAAATGGTTTGGCCACTAAGGATGCTCTCTATAAAAGGTTTGGCATAGGGAACAAGTTCTGTCACTGTTGTGGGGAGGACATGGAAACTATCGAGCATATCTTCTTTACCTGCCCAACAGCGCAAGTAATATGGAAGATTGCACCTGTTCGGTGGGAAGGGCTAGCTAAACTTCAAGGCAACCTGTGGAGATGGTGGGAGGCGGTGTTGCAAGCAGCAAAAAAGTCTGAAGGTGTGGGCAGAATCCAACTTACAGCAAACATATTATGGCAAATCTGGAAAGCAAGAAACAAGGTTACTTTCCAGTAGGAGATAACTGATGCAAAGAATATTGTTGACAAGGCACAACAGGAATGGATCGAGTATGAGGCAGCAATGGAGTCAGACACGGGTCCAAATTCTGAATCAGAAAAGGCAACACCAATCCAGCAGCGTTGGGAACCTCCAAAGGAAGGAACAATAAGGATCAATACGGATGCTGCCATCTCGGCTAAAATGGTCAGATCAGGTCTTGGAATCATTGCAAGGAACTGGCGCGGAGAAGTAGTGAGAGCAAAAGGAATTACTGCGAGGAGGAAAGGAATTGCAGCCACTGAAGAAGCTCTAGCAATCAGGGGGGCGCTTGAAATGGCTCGATTGCAGGATGGACAACTATAGAAGTCCAATCTGACTGCAAGCATGTAGTGAGCCTCATTAACATGGACAATGGACAGGATTGTAGTCTCCAAACAATCCTGGATGACATTGACGTTCAGAAAGGAAATTTTGAAAGCTGCACGTTCACTTTTGTACCTAGAACGGTGAATCAATGTAGCCATGAATTAGCACAATTTGCAGCTAAGGCAACTAGAGACTTTGAATGGGAAGGTTCTTTCCTAGCTTGGCTTTCAAGTCTAGTTAGGAAAGATATGGGGGTAGTTACCCCTTTTTGTAATTAACTCTTGAATTTTCAAGGGGtgatagatatatatatatgaagttattgtttgtaaaaaaaaaaaaaagagcataaAAAGCTCTCAGAGATCAATATGTGGCTGACAATATAACGTTAGAACTGTGATTAGAAATCGCATGTTTTCTCACATCTGAAATTCATCTCAGTTTTAGACACCTTGCCCAAAGCTCACAGAATAATTCCCATTAAAACTTTAGACCCAGTGCAAAGAATTGATATCATACAGCTGCCAATATACATAAACAGATCTGGATCTTTTAACATCAGAAAATGTCTGCTTTTCCTTGGACCCATAGAGCATATTACATGATTCAGTATCAGATGCCTTGGAGACTGTAACTGGCTTCATAATCCAGTTACAGCAGAACAGAATAGCGTACAAAACCAGAATTAGGAAGGAAAACAACTGCGTCCATGCACCTTATCTAACTGCTCTAGTCGAAAGGGAAGCCAGAATTGGGGTAAACAACTGCTGCAGCTATAAGCTAACTGTGCTACTCTTAAGGAAGGATTTcaatttcttttcaaaatcCATGCATACGAGATCACCATTTCGGTGCAAAGTACCAAAGGACTATCCACGCCCACAATAATAATCTGACATTTGGAAGAGGCCACTGCCAGAAGCACTGGATCACAAGTCTTCTCGAAGGAAAATAGAAAGCACCGAACTTTTATATCTAAGTCCTAATGCCTGCTGAGGCATCCTAAAAGGGAACAAGGCATCAACAAAAAATTACGAACTGCCATAGTTCCAAGACCCCAGCCTAGCTCCATTACATCATTGGAACCATACAATGGGAGTTGATATGTTTTGGGGAGGCTGTGGAATCATGCAATGTTGTTGCTGCCATTGTTGTAAACCCTCATTCACATTCATCCCCACTTTCTGCTCGGAACAAACAGTATTATCTTCAACATCCATAGTTGATACCTCCACGTCATCAGCTTCCATCATATCAGAAACATCTATTTGGGGAACAGCTTCATCTCCACTGGATGAGTAAGGCTGAGGTGGTGGCACCCAAGGAACAACCGCTAGACACTCATTTTGTGGACTAGACTTGTTATCATCAGTTCTTTCTTCACTATCTAATGCTCTCCATTGACTAGAGTAATTGGACCACGGGAGTTGATCTGCACAATATTCGCAAACTAGTTATTGATTTTTGAAACTTCTATTCaggggaagaaaaagaaagaaaatcaacaGCGCAAAGATTTAATTTATCATCAAAATATTTCCATGCATTGAGAAACAGAACGCAATAAAGAATAAAGAAAAGATAACAACTTTACATAGCGCAAGATCAATGAAGAACTCTGCTAAAAGCCTATAACTCAAAACAGTCCCTTGTGCTCAATAAAAAACGAAGCAATCTAACTTGATCCCCTGTTAAGTCAGCTCAAAATTCCTTCTGTCCAAGCCCAGAATTACTACTACTCCAATAAGAGAGTGCAGCAGTAATATAAGCAGACCAAGAAACAAGCAAGTCATTAAACCACTTAAAAGTTCCATCCAAAGCAACACACTACCAAAAACGCATTCCAACAATGAAAGTTCAGAACCCAGGCTCAACCCTCTCACAAAATCAGGGATACTATAAATCATTTCAATAGTAATATTCATGTCGTAATAATGAAACggaaaaaaaatccaatctATCTAAAATATTGCAAAGAAGTATACCAACCTAAAGATGATCTAGCTTCAGAAAACCACTAAACAGCCTAAGCCTAATGCTCCTCAACACCATTATCGTAAATAAATATCCTGCAACAGACCTGTCGGTACCCCAATACTCAGCCCCTAAACAGACTATGAATATGTCCATTTTCTCGTACTTTATATTTACATTTTTTGACATCTTCCATAGACTAACAAACTAGCACTTCAATGCCACACCTCCGTTTTATTCTTCATTTTGACCATTGTTGGGTGATCCTTAACTTCCCTTGAAAACGTATCACAGTCATATCAATTAGGGTTCCCATAGTCATCAATCTAACAAGTAGCAAAGCCAGCACCATCTTCTTAAATTTGCTTTCGTATTTTATTTCTGGCCCACTGATCAAAAAAATTCTCCACAGAGGAAAACTCAACATACATAATACCGAACTCAAGTATTTAAGCATTAATACTTACTTTTCAACCCAGAAATCAACTGAGGACTGACTGAAATCGAGTAATTCGAGGGCGATTGCAACAGGGGTGAGTTAACCGGATTAAAAACCACAATTGCCCTCTCCTCATTCTCCACCCCATTCGGCaattcttcaatcacaacccctCCTCCTCCAACTCTGCCATTCCCTCCGCCAAAGCTCCCTTCATTCTCCGGCCGctcaaaaactaaaggaatctCAGGCTCTTCTTCTGTTATCGGAGCTAATTCAGCATCCTATGcacaaaattaaaactaaataaataaacaaaaggaTCAATCCTAATTAGTTCACTCAGAAAAACTCCACACTACCAtataaatgaataattagctggaaaaataaattaaaaataagattGAAAAAATGAGGTAACAAACTTCATACCAGAAGGCGAGTTTTATGAGTacacaaaataaattaaaaaaacaaaaacaatccTAATCCTAATTAGTTCAAAGAGAAAAACTCCACACTACTACACACATGAATAATCAGCTAAAAAACGCCAgaaattacccaaaaaaataatataaaatgagGAAACGGAAATCATACCAGACGGCGAATTTTACGAGCGGGAGAAGTAAGGGAGAAATCGGAGAAGTCCTCGTTAACTTGGTCAAGGTCCTTTCTCTTCATCTTCAGAACTGAATTGAAACCTTCAGGCAT is part of the Coffea eugenioides isolate CCC68of chromosome 6, Ceug_1.0, whole genome shotgun sequence genome and encodes:
- the LOC113774886 gene encoding uncharacterized protein LOC113774886: MPEGFNSVLKMKRKDLDQVNEDFSDFSLTSPARKIRRLDAELAPITEEEPEIPLVFERPENEGSFGGGNGRVGGGGVVIEELPNGVENEERAIVVFNPVNSPLLQSPSNYSISVSPQLISGLKNQLPWSNYSSQWRALDSEERTDDNKSSPQNECLAVVPWVPPPQPYSSSGDEAVPQIDVSDMMEADDVEVSTMDVEDNTVCSEQKVGMNVNEGLQQWQQQHCMIPQPPQNISTPIVWFQ